A genome region from Flavobacterium sp. CFS9 includes the following:
- a CDS encoding alpha/beta hydrolase: protein MATKDLTIILVHGAWGDGSHWQHVIPGLVKEGYKVRSVQNPLTSLQDDINKTQDLIDAQEGKVLLVGHSYGGAVISGAGHHDKVVGLVYIAAFAPDKGDSLGALLGRRAGSGGASIYPDSKGFLWIKYDEFHEAFAQDLDKEETLVLSLAQKPIHGQCFGDIAGEPAWKNKPSWYQISNFDNMIPPETEKEMAERINPKKIIRLDAGHASLASHPKEVTALILEAAATF from the coding sequence ATGGCAACAAAAGATTTAACCATTATTTTAGTTCACGGTGCTTGGGGAGATGGTTCACACTGGCAACATGTAATTCCGGGATTAGTAAAAGAAGGGTATAAAGTTCGAAGCGTTCAAAACCCTTTGACTTCTTTACAAGATGATATCAATAAAACTCAGGATCTGATTGACGCCCAGGAAGGAAAAGTACTTCTGGTGGGACACTCTTATGGAGGAGCAGTAATTTCGGGTGCCGGACATCATGATAAAGTGGTAGGCTTGGTTTACATTGCAGCATTTGCTCCTGATAAGGGAGATAGTCTGGGAGCTCTTTTAGGACGCAGAGCCGGATCAGGCGGAGCCAGTATCTATCCTGACTCAAAAGGCTTTTTATGGATTAAGTACGATGAGTTTCATGAAGCTTTTGCGCAAGATTTAGACAAAGAAGAAACACTGGTTTTATCACTGGCTCAAAAGCCTATTCACGGACAATGTTTTGGAGATATCGCAGGTGAACCGGCATGGAAAAACAAACCAAGCTGGTATCAAATTTCCAACTTCGACAATATGATTCCGCCTGAAACAGAAAAAGAAATGGCGGAGCGAATAAACCCTAAAAAAATCATTCGCCTCGATGCGGGACACGCCTCTTTAGCATCACACCCCAAAGAAGTGACGGCCTTAATTTTAGAAGCAGCTGCTACATTCTAA
- the nhaA gene encoding Na+/H+ antiporter NhaA: MKLTKTFKAFFNNEKSGGLLLLFVTIISLYLANSSFQTEYIAFWEKDFNGHSITHWINDGLMAIFFLLIGLELEREIYHGELSDIKNASLPIIAALGGMAVPAAIFLILNFGTATQNGAGIPMATDIAFAIGILSLLGKKVPSSLKVFLTALAVIDDLGAIIVIAIFYTTSIAFVNLAIALGIWIFLFVLNRLKVHNLIPYLIGGVVMWYFMLSSGVHATITGVILAFVIPFGNGDENSVSYKLQHFLHKPVAFFILPLFAVANTCIAIQSDWHEGLNHSNTLGIILGLVVGKPLGILLFSAIGVSLGLCSLPKNLKWAHVLGAGMLGGIGFTMSIFITILAFKDPEIIVFSKIAILIASVLSGLLGLFYLKFTLSKKKKV, encoded by the coding sequence ATGAAATTAACAAAAACTTTTAAAGCCTTCTTCAACAATGAAAAATCGGGGGGACTACTCCTGCTTTTTGTCACCATCATATCGCTTTATCTTGCCAATTCATCTTTTCAAACGGAATATATTGCTTTCTGGGAGAAAGATTTCAACGGACATTCGATCACGCACTGGATTAATGATGGTTTAATGGCTATTTTCTTTTTGTTAATTGGGTTAGAATTAGAACGAGAGATTTATCACGGTGAACTGTCTGATATAAAAAATGCATCTCTGCCTATTATAGCGGCATTAGGCGGAATGGCAGTTCCTGCGGCTATTTTTCTGATTTTAAATTTCGGAACAGCAACTCAAAACGGAGCAGGAATTCCCATGGCAACCGACATCGCTTTCGCAATTGGAATCTTGTCTCTTCTGGGGAAAAAAGTTCCTTCGTCACTCAAAGTTTTTTTAACTGCCTTAGCCGTTATAGATGATTTGGGCGCCATAATTGTAATTGCCATATTTTATACCACTTCAATCGCATTTGTAAATCTTGCCATTGCTTTAGGAATCTGGATTTTCTTGTTTGTTTTGAATCGTTTAAAAGTTCACAACCTTATCCCGTATCTTATTGGAGGTGTTGTAATGTGGTATTTCATGCTAAGCTCAGGTGTTCATGCTACCATCACAGGAGTAATTCTCGCTTTTGTAATTCCGTTTGGAAATGGTGATGAAAATTCTGTTTCTTATAAATTGCAGCATTTTCTACACAAACCGGTTGCCTTTTTTATTCTGCCATTATTTGCTGTTGCGAATACCTGTATCGCTATCCAGTCGGACTGGCATGAAGGCTTGAATCATTCTAATACATTGGGAATTATTCTGGGTCTTGTAGTAGGTAAACCTTTAGGGATTTTACTTTTCTCGGCTATTGGTGTAAGTCTTGGATTGTGCAGTTTGCCTAAAAATTTAAAATGGGCTCATGTACTGGGTGCCGGAATGCTGGGCGGAATTGGTTTTACCATGTCCATCTTTATCACTATTCTGGCTTTTAAAGATCCTGAAATTATTGTTTTCTCTAAAATTGCTATTCTTATTGCTTCTGTACTTTCGGGGCTCTTAGGATTATTCTATCTAAAATTTACTTTGTCGAAGAAAAAGAAAGTTTAG
- the proC gene encoding pyrroline-5-carboxylate reductase gives MKVHIIGGGNLGVSIALGIAKFSQNNQVTVTRRNTTSIQYLSEYGITVSSDNKHNIQEADVVILTIKPYQVDVVLAEILPVIKGKTIASAVSGLSLDMLQSKTNNEFVVVRIMPNIAAQFGESATCISFPEPDREKALPIVELFQDLGTAPVIDEKLMDAATVLGACGTAYALRYIRASMQAGIEIGFDSNTALAIAAQTVKGAAKMLLEEQVHPEQLIDRVTTPQGCTIVGLNEMEHNGFSSSLIKGIKTSLKQIKG, from the coding sequence ATGAAAGTACACATCATAGGAGGCGGAAACCTCGGGGTTTCTATTGCCTTGGGAATTGCTAAATTCTCTCAAAATAATCAGGTTACCGTTACAAGAAGAAACACGACCAGTATTCAGTATTTATCAGAGTATGGAATTACGGTTTCCTCAGATAATAAACACAATATTCAGGAAGCTGATGTGGTTATTTTAACAATCAAACCGTATCAGGTAGATGTTGTTTTAGCAGAGATCCTACCGGTTATTAAAGGAAAAACAATTGCTTCGGCGGTAAGCGGATTGTCATTGGATATGCTTCAGTCTAAAACCAATAATGAATTTGTAGTAGTTAGAATTATGCCCAACATTGCAGCGCAGTTTGGAGAATCGGCAACCTGTATTTCTTTTCCTGAACCAGACAGAGAAAAAGCATTGCCGATTGTTGAATTATTTCAGGATTTAGGGACTGCTCCGGTAATCGACGAAAAATTGATGGACGCAGCAACCGTTCTTGGAGCTTGTGGAACGGCATATGCTTTAAGATATATTCGTGCTTCTATGCAGGCAGGTATCGAAATTGGATTTGATTCTAATACGGCTTTGGCTATCGCTGCACAAACAGTCAAAGGAGCGGCAAAAATGTTACTGGAGGAACAAGTACATCCGGAACAATTAATCGATCGTGTAACAACGCCTCAGGGGTGTACAATCGTAGGTTTAAATGAAATGGAGCATAATGGTTTCAGTTCATCACTAATTAAAGGAATTAAGACTTCTTTGAAGCAAATTAAAGGTTAG
- the mgtE gene encoding magnesium transporter yields MEFKVSKDLIQQLEEHIVKKNDKELEILLNDLHHADIAEILDELDFDDATYIFKVLDSDKTAEILLELEDDLRENILSRLSPKEIAEELDELETNDAADIIAELSQDIKAEVISELNDVEHAKDIVELLRYDENTAGGLMGKELVKVNENWNVLTCVKEMRIQAENVSRVHSIYVVDDENRLKGRLSLKDLLTTSTKTQIGDIYIRKLNFVNVDTEDVEVARIMQKYDLEAIPVVDELGRLVGRITIDDIVDVIKDEADKDYQLAAGITQDVESNDSVLELTKARLPWLLIGMVIEIVASFVLKGNETTFQKYSTLIIFVPLLSATAGNIGVQASAIVVQGLANGTLKQFSRGYFSKEITVSMISGTIISLLLLGYHSVMYQQYLVGMAISISMIVVILFAATLGTLVPLFLHKNKIDPAIATGPFITTTNDVFGIMLYFGVAKLILGF; encoded by the coding sequence ATGGAGTTCAAAGTTAGCAAAGACTTAATTCAACAATTAGAAGAGCACATTGTTAAGAAAAATGACAAGGAACTTGAAATTTTACTTAATGATTTGCACCATGCCGATATAGCCGAGATTCTGGACGAGCTGGATTTCGACGATGCGACCTATATTTTTAAGGTTTTAGATAGTGATAAAACGGCCGAGATTCTTCTGGAATTAGAAGATGATCTTCGTGAAAACATTTTAAGCCGTCTGTCGCCTAAAGAGATTGCAGAAGAGCTCGATGAGCTGGAAACCAATGATGCGGCCGATATTATCGCCGAGCTTTCGCAGGACATTAAAGCAGAGGTAATCTCGGAGTTAAATGACGTTGAGCACGCAAAAGACATTGTCGAGTTATTGCGTTACGACGAGAATACTGCCGGAGGTTTGATGGGGAAAGAGCTGGTGAAAGTTAATGAAAACTGGAATGTTCTTACCTGTGTCAAAGAAATGCGTATTCAGGCCGAGAATGTTTCCAGAGTACATTCAATTTATGTCGTTGATGATGAAAATCGTCTGAAAGGCAGACTGTCTCTTAAAGATTTATTAACCACTTCAACCAAAACGCAGATCGGAGATATTTACATCAGAAAATTAAATTTTGTAAATGTCGATACCGAAGATGTCGAAGTGGCACGTATCATGCAAAAGTACGACTTAGAGGCCATTCCGGTGGTAGACGAGTTAGGCCGTTTGGTTGGAAGAATTACCATCGATGATATCGTAGACGTAATCAAGGACGAAGCCGATAAAGATTACCAGTTGGCAGCGGGTATTACACAGGACGTTGAATCAAACGATAGTGTTTTGGAATTGACTAAAGCACGTTTGCCGTGGCTTTTAATTGGAATGGTGATCGAAATTGTGGCCTCATTTGTATTAAAAGGAAACGAAACTACTTTTCAGAAATATTCAACCCTGATTATTTTTGTGCCTTTGCTTTCGGCAACAGCCGGAAATATTGGAGTTCAGGCATCGGCAATCGTTGTACAGGGTTTGGCAAACGGAACACTGAAACAATTCAGCAGAGGTTATTTTAGTAAAGAAATTACCGTTTCGATGATTTCAGGAACAATAATTTCATTACTTCTGTTAGGATATCACTCGGTAATGTACCAACAATACTTAGTAGGGATGGCCATTTCGATTTCGATGATCGTAGTAATTCTGTTTGCAGCGACCTTAGGAACATTAGTACCACTGTTTTTGCATAAAAATAAAATCGATCCCGCTATTGCAACAGGACCTTTTATTACCACAACCAATGACGTATTTGGTATTATGCTCTACTTCGGAGTAGCCAAACTTATTCTTGGATTTTAA
- the rsmA gene encoding 16S rRNA (adenine(1518)-N(6)/adenine(1519)-N(6))-dimethyltransferase RsmA — protein MEKVKAKKHLGQHFLKDESIAKAIADTLSLNGYDEVLEIGPGMGVLTKYLLDKPINTHVIEIDTESVAYLGENYPKLKDNIISQDFLKYNINEVYENKQFAIIGNFPYNISTQIVFRTLEFKHQIPEFSGMFQKEVAERICEKKGSKAYGILSVLAQAFYTTEYLFTVNENVFIPPPKVKSGVMRMTRKEDYSLPCGEKLFFTVVKMAFQQRRKTLRNSLKTLNLTDKLREDTIFDKRPEQLSVEEFIELTQKIEADGVQS, from the coding sequence ATGGAAAAAGTAAAAGCTAAAAAACATTTAGGACAACATTTCTTAAAGGATGAAAGTATAGCCAAAGCAATTGCAGATACTCTAAGCCTGAACGGATATGATGAGGTTTTAGAGATAGGACCGGGGATGGGTGTGTTGACTAAGTATTTGCTTGACAAACCAATTAATACACACGTGATCGAGATTGACACAGAATCAGTGGCGTATTTAGGTGAGAATTATCCAAAATTAAAAGATAACATTATCTCTCAGGATTTCCTGAAGTACAATATCAATGAGGTTTACGAGAACAAGCAATTCGCTATTATCGGAAATTTCCCTTATAATATTTCAACACAGATTGTTTTTAGAACTTTAGAATTTAAACATCAGATTCCGGAATTTTCGGGGATGTTTCAAAAAGAAGTTGCAGAACGAATCTGCGAGAAAAAAGGCTCAAAGGCTTACGGAATCTTATCCGTTCTGGCTCAGGCTTTCTATACTACAGAGTATCTGTTTACGGTAAATGAAAACGTCTTTATTCCTCCGCCCAAGGTGAAATCGGGTGTGATGAGAATGACCCGAAAGGAAGATTATAGTCTTCCATGTGGAGAAAAACTGTTTTTCACAGTAGTGAAAATGGCTTTTCAACAAAGACGAAAAACATTACGTAACAGTTTGAAAACATTAAATTTAACTGATAAGTTGCGAGAAGACACTATCTTTGATAAACGTCCTGAACAGCTTAGCGTAGAAGAATTTATTGAACTGACTCAAAAAATAGAAGCCGATGGAGTTCAAAGTTAG
- a CDS encoding nucleotidyl transferase AbiEii/AbiGii toxin family protein yields MSKLWNQNIDEFIILANKHQVRMLMVGGGAVNFHGYQRHSADVDFWIETTAENFKKLILVFNDMGYEIDDFPENVKRQEQNISVKFSPADLDLELITRFSVNKTFDEAYKDSEETTVNDKTFLKWNVLSLEDLITSKIKANRAKDLLDIQQLLEINKK; encoded by the coding sequence ATGTCAAAATTGTGGAATCAAAACATTGATGAATTTATCATTTTAGCCAATAAACACCAGGTTCGTATGCTTATGGTAGGTGGTGGGGCCGTTAATTTTCATGGCTATCAGCGACATTCAGCCGATGTTGATTTCTGGATCGAGACAACAGCAGAAAATTTTAAAAAATTGATTCTTGTTTTTAATGATATGGGTTATGAAATTGATGATTTTCCTGAGAATGTGAAAAGACAAGAACAGAATATATCCGTTAAGTTTTCACCCGCAGACTTAGATTTAGAGTTAATTACCAGATTTTCGGTAAATAAAACTTTTGATGAGGCTTATAAGGATAGTGAAGAAACAACGGTTAATGATAAAACATTTTTAAAGTGGAATGTTTTATCACTGGAAGATCTGATTACAAGTAAGATTAAAGCGAACAGAGCTAAAGATTTACTTGATATTCAGCAGCTTCTCGAAATAAATAAGAAGTAG
- a CDS encoding DUF4286 family protein: protein MIIYNVTSNIHESVQEQWLKWMQEKHIPEILATQKFSSARIVRVMIEEEMGGITYSVQYVTDSKETLERYYIEDEPAFHKEALELFADKMLSFRTELEVISEH from the coding sequence ATGATTATTTACAACGTTACAAGCAATATACACGAGAGCGTTCAGGAGCAATGGTTAAAATGGATGCAGGAAAAACACATACCTGAAATTTTAGCCACACAAAAGTTTTCTTCGGCAAGAATCGTCAGAGTGATGATTGAGGAAGAAATGGGCGGAATTACGTATTCCGTTCAGTATGTTACAGACAGTAAAGAAACTTTAGAGCGTTATTATATCGAAGACGAACCGGCATTTCATAAAGAAGCTTTGGAATTATTCGCAGATAAAATGCTTTCTTTCCGAACAGAACTGGAAGTGATTTCGGAACATTAA
- a CDS encoding tetratricopeptide repeat protein: MKNSIIYIVLFWSAFAFSQNEQLAQYYYDKGDFEKAKISYEELLNSSPSNTQYFLRTIDCYQQLQQFETAQKVIQDRFNKYKQGVFLVELGYNFQLQKNDAKAKSYYEQAIEKIKTNPNDVYGVGNSFEKKVLLEYALRAYQTAMSIQPNYNFNFQIGMLYGQLGQTDQMIELLLTESYKNPQNANLIQTQLSRFMNGETDNTAFKDAMRKALILRTQKDQDVFWNHYLSWFYVQQKEFGKAFIQEKAIYKRDPESLSSIVNLGQFALNEDDNDTAEEIFNFILQTAKDRDLLIQTNSSLMQIKIDKAQEKDYPIINSELQQLLITYEITPFTLSLQIIQAHFLAFNLKKTEEGKDIIKKALELNLNVYQQADAKMELADILLLEEKFNQALIYYSQIQLDLKNDVMAHEASLKAAKTSYYKGDFEWALKQFKELKAANTQLIANDALEYFLLINDNTVADSTQTALKQFAKGDFLLYQNKKQEAIAQFQGILKTFKGQEIEAVTMLRLGKIYESLKDYTSALAQYQQIIDHHSDGIYIDEALFFSAEIYNDELHNAEKAKPLYEKVIFNHQDSIYFVDARKKYRELRGDKNL; the protein is encoded by the coding sequence ATGAAAAACAGCATCATCTATATCGTTTTGTTCTGGTCTGCTTTTGCATTTTCACAGAATGAACAGCTTGCACAGTATTATTACGATAAAGGTGATTTTGAAAAAGCTAAAATCAGTTACGAAGAACTTTTAAACAGTTCGCCGTCCAATACACAATATTTTTTAAGAACAATTGACTGTTATCAGCAGTTACAGCAGTTTGAGACTGCACAGAAAGTAATTCAGGACCGTTTCAACAAATACAAACAAGGCGTTTTTTTAGTAGAGTTAGGATATAATTTCCAACTGCAGAAAAACGATGCGAAAGCCAAAAGTTACTACGAACAGGCAATTGAAAAGATTAAAACCAATCCGAATGATGTTTACGGAGTTGGTAATTCTTTTGAGAAGAAAGTATTGCTTGAGTATGCATTACGAGCCTATCAGACAGCCATGTCAATTCAGCCAAATTATAATTTCAATTTTCAGATTGGAATGTTGTACGGACAGTTAGGGCAGACGGATCAGATGATCGAACTTTTGCTGACGGAATCGTACAAAAATCCGCAGAATGCAAATTTAATTCAAACCCAGTTATCTCGTTTCATGAACGGTGAAACTGATAATACAGCTTTTAAAGATGCGATGCGAAAAGCTTTGATTCTGAGAACACAAAAAGATCAGGATGTATTTTGGAATCATTACCTGAGTTGGTTTTATGTACAGCAGAAGGAATTTGGCAAAGCTTTTATTCAGGAAAAAGCTATCTACAAGCGTGACCCGGAATCACTTTCAAGCATTGTTAATCTTGGGCAGTTTGCCTTAAATGAGGATGACAACGATACAGCGGAGGAAATCTTCAATTTTATTCTTCAGACGGCTAAAGATCGCGATTTACTCATTCAGACCAACTCGTCTTTAATGCAGATCAAAATCGATAAAGCGCAGGAAAAAGACTATCCGATAATCAATTCGGAACTACAACAATTGCTTATAACTTATGAAATAACTCCTTTTACCTTATCTTTGCAAATAATTCAGGCGCATTTCCTGGCTTTTAATCTTAAAAAGACGGAAGAAGGGAAGGATATCATTAAAAAAGCGCTGGAATTAAATCTGAATGTTTATCAGCAGGCAGATGCAAAAATGGAGCTGGCAGACATTCTGCTTTTAGAAGAGAAGTTCAATCAGGCGCTTATCTATTACTCGCAAATTCAATTGGATTTGAAGAATGATGTAATGGCACATGAAGCGAGTTTGAAAGCCGCCAAAACAAGTTATTACAAAGGTGATTTCGAATGGGCTTTGAAACAGTTTAAAGAATTGAAGGCGGCAAATACACAATTAATTGCCAATGATGCGCTGGAGTATTTTTTACTGATCAACGACAATACAGTTGCCGATTCGACACAAACGGCTTTGAAGCAGTTTGCCAAAGGCGATTTTTTATTGTATCAGAATAAAAAACAGGAAGCAATTGCTCAGTTTCAGGGAATATTGAAAACGTTTAAAGGACAGGAAATCGAAGCTGTTACAATGTTGCGTTTAGGTAAAATTTATGAAAGCCTGAAGGATTACACCTCAGCGTTGGCGCAGTATCAGCAGATTATTGACCATCATAGCGACGGAATTTATATAGACGAAGCGTTGTTTTTCTCTGCGGAAATTTACAACGATGAATTGCATAATGCCGAAAAGGCGAAGCCTTTATACGAGAAGGTAATTTTTAATCATCAGGATAGTATTTATTTTGTTGATGCCAGAAAAAAATACCGGGAACTAAGAGGAGACAAGAATTTATAA
- the lgt gene encoding prolipoprotein diacylglyceryl transferase, whose amino-acid sequence MGGILNWDTDPVIFWITDSFPLKYYGAFFACGLLLGYAIVRNIYKKENLSLDNLDSLLVYVIVGTILGARLGHCFFYEPSYFLQHPIEILLPIQKVAGVYKFVGYQGLASHGGSIGVLIAMVLYCRKYKVKFLWLLDKMAIGVPVTGAFIRFGNFMNSEIYGKPTNGNWGVVFQRDDLIPRHPTQLYEAFAYLLIFVILLTMYKSEKIRKADGLIFGYFLMLLFLARFIIEFFKENQEAFENSMLINMGQILSVPFILIGLGLIVWKSKKNVLV is encoded by the coding sequence ATGGGAGGGATTTTAAATTGGGATACAGATCCCGTTATTTTTTGGATAACCGATAGTTTTCCATTGAAGTATTATGGTGCTTTTTTTGCCTGTGGATTACTGCTGGGCTATGCCATAGTGCGAAATATTTACAAAAAAGAAAATCTTTCGCTGGATAATCTTGATAGTTTATTGGTGTATGTAATCGTCGGGACTATTTTGGGAGCGAGATTGGGGCATTGTTTTTTTTACGAGCCATCCTATTTTTTACAGCATCCAATAGAGATTTTATTGCCAATACAAAAAGTAGCAGGTGTCTATAAATTTGTGGGATACCAGGGGCTTGCTAGTCATGGAGGTTCAATAGGGGTTTTAATCGCTATGGTTTTATATTGCCGAAAGTATAAAGTAAAATTCCTGTGGCTCTTAGATAAAATGGCAATTGGAGTTCCGGTTACAGGAGCTTTTATCAGATTTGGGAATTTTATGAATTCTGAAATTTATGGAAAACCTACCAATGGAAACTGGGGTGTGGTTTTTCAGAGAGACGATTTGATTCCAAGACATCCAACACAACTGTATGAAGCCTTTGCTTATCTGTTGATTTTTGTGATTTTACTAACGATGTACAAATCAGAGAAGATACGAAAAGCGGATGGTTTGATCTTTGGCTATTTCCTGATGTTACTGTTTCTGGCGCGATTTATAATTGAGTTTTTCAAAGAAAATCAGGAAGCTTTCGAAAATAGTATGCTCATTAATATGGGACAAATATTGAGTGTTCCTTTTATTTTAATAGGCCTTGGACTGATTGTCTGGAAGTCTAAGAAGAATGTTCTTGTTTAG
- the serS gene encoding serine--tRNA ligase produces MLQIAFIRENQEKVIKALAKRNIDAKSVVEEVVQLDENRRAAQVELDNTLSESNKLSKDIGELMKAGEKSKAAILKEKTVSLKEKSKELGEKAEALAAELTNKLYTLPNLPADIVPEGKTPDDNLNVFQEGDIPVLHEGAQPHWELVKKYDIIDFELGVKITGAGFPVYKGKGARLQRALINYFLDKNTAAGYNEVQVPHLVNEASGYGTGQLPDKEGQMYHSTIDDLYLIPTAEVPVTNLFRDVILNESDLPVLHTAYTPCFRREAGSYGAHVRGLNRLHQFDKVEIVRVEHPDKSYEALDGMVEHVKDILKELKLPYRVLRLCGGDMGFTSALTYDFEVFSTAQDRWLEISSVSNFETFQANRLKLRFKDKDGKNQLAHTLNGSSLALPRVLAGILENYQTPEGIVVPEVLRPYCGFDIIN; encoded by the coding sequence ATGTTACAAATCGCATTTATTAGAGAGAATCAGGAGAAAGTAATCAAGGCTTTAGCAAAACGAAATATCGATGCTAAAAGCGTTGTTGAAGAAGTGGTGCAATTAGACGAAAACCGCCGTGCAGCACAAGTAGAATTAGACAACACTTTATCCGAATCTAATAAATTGTCCAAAGATATAGGGGAATTGATGAAAGCCGGCGAGAAATCGAAAGCTGCAATCCTGAAGGAAAAAACAGTTTCCTTAAAAGAAAAAAGCAAAGAATTGGGCGAAAAAGCAGAAGCTTTAGCAGCCGAATTAACCAATAAATTATACACTTTACCTAATCTTCCTGCTGATATTGTTCCGGAAGGAAAAACACCGGACGACAATTTGAACGTTTTTCAGGAAGGAGATATTCCGGTTTTACACGAAGGGGCACAGCCACACTGGGAGTTGGTGAAAAAATACGATATTATCGATTTTGAATTGGGTGTAAAAATCACTGGAGCAGGATTTCCGGTTTACAAAGGAAAAGGAGCTCGTTTACAGCGTGCTTTGATCAATTACTTTTTAGACAAAAACACTGCTGCCGGGTACAACGAAGTTCAGGTGCCGCATTTGGTAAACGAAGCTTCAGGTTATGGAACAGGGCAATTGCCGGACAAAGAAGGACAAATGTATCATTCAACTATCGATGATTTGTATTTGATTCCAACGGCTGAGGTTCCGGTTACGAATTTGTTCCGTGATGTGATTTTAAACGAAAGCGATCTTCCGGTTTTACATACCGCTTATACGCCATGTTTCCGTCGTGAGGCAGGTTCTTACGGAGCTCACGTACGTGGACTGAATCGTTTGCACCAGTTTGACAAAGTAGAAATTGTACGTGTGGAGCATCCGGATAAGTCTTATGAAGCATTGGACGGAATGGTAGAGCATGTAAAAGATATTTTGAAAGAATTAAAATTACCGTACCGCGTTTTACGTTTGTGTGGTGGCGATATGGGGTTCACATCAGCTTTGACTTACGATTTTGAAGTGTTTTCAACGGCACAGGATCGTTGGTTAGAAATCAGTTCAGTTTCTAACTTTGAGACTTTTCAGGCCAATCGTTTGAAATTGCGTTTCAAAGACAAAGATGGGAAAAATCAATTGGCTCATACCCTAAACGGAAGTTCATTGGCTTTGCCAAGAGTTTTGGCCGGAATTTTAGAAAATTACCAAACTCCGGAAGGAATCGTAGTACCGGAAGTATTACGTCCATACTGTGGGTTTGATATTATAAATTAA
- a CDS encoding YdeI family protein gives MTPTFFATQEQFRAWLEKHYQKETELLVGFYRVSTKKPCMTWSESVDQALCFGWIDGVRRSVDEESYTIRFTPRKKSSIWSAINIKKVEKLTKAGLMMPEGLKAFELRSEERSKIYSHEREAYLLDPEFEKQFKANKMAWEYFSHQAPSYRKVMIHWIMSAKQEKTKLSRLEKAIQVSAEQKRML, from the coding sequence ATGACCCCAACTTTCTTCGCAACCCAAGAGCAATTTAGAGCATGGTTAGAAAAACATTATCAAAAAGAAACCGAACTTCTGGTTGGTTTTTATAGAGTGAGTACCAAAAAACCGTGCATGACCTGGTCGGAATCTGTTGATCAGGCGCTTTGTTTTGGCTGGATTGATGGTGTTCGAAGATCTGTGGATGAAGAAAGTTATACGATACGGTTTACACCCCGAAAAAAATCCAGTATCTGGAGTGCCATCAATATCAAAAAAGTAGAGAAACTCACCAAGGCCGGACTCATGATGCCCGAGGGCTTAAAGGCTTTCGAATTAAGATCCGAAGAAAGATCTAAAATCTATTCGCATGAAAGAGAAGCTTACCTACTTGACCCGGAATTTGAAAAACAATTTAAGGCTAACAAAATGGCCTGGGAATATTTTAGCCATCAGGCACCCTCGTACAGAAAAGTAATGATTCACTGGATCATGAGTGCCAAGCAGGAAAAAACCAAACTTTCGAGATTAGAAAAAGCCATACAGGTAAGTGCTGAACAAAAACGAATGTTGTAG